From one Thamnophis elegans isolate rThaEle1 chromosome 7, rThaEle1.pri, whole genome shotgun sequence genomic stretch:
- the HMOX1 gene encoding heme oxygenase 1, with the protein MAQHTEGKFQDLSEALKENTKDVHEEAENTDFMKIFQKGQVSLHEFKLYLGSLYCIYVALEEESERNKDNPVYEPVYFPNELNRTAALEDDLEYFYGPTWKKDIQCQEATQKYVDRIHHVGQHEPELLVAHAYTRYLGDLSGGQILKKIAQKSLNLPNTGKGLSFFNFPGITNISKFKQLYRARMNSIPMDSSTIERIVEEARKSFLLNIEVFQELQKLVDQSKPPQNNRLGKSKLDFHTTGSNRTQLLNENGQAQMKHTDLLPSTSLLRWTLALFLLAATVGVGLYAL; encoded by the exons ATGGCTCAGCACACTGAAGG GAAGTTTCAGGACCTTTCAGAAGCCCTGAAGGAAAACACCAAAGATGTTCATGAAGAGGCAGAAAACACAGACTTCATGAAGATTTTCCAAAAGGGACAGGTGTCACTTCATGAATTTAAG CTTTATTTGGGTTCTCTGTATTGCATCTATGTGGCTCTGGAGGAAGAGTCTGAAAGGAACAAGGACAACCCAGTATATGAGCCTGTTTATTTCCCCAATGAACTGAATCGCACAGCTGCACTGGAAGATGACCTGGAGTATTTCTATGGTCCCACATGGAAGAAAGACATCCAGTGTCAGGAAGCAACTCAAAAATATGTGGATAGGATACATCACGTGGGCCAGCATGAGCCTGAGCTTTTAGTGGCCCATGCTTACACTCGATACCTGGGAGATCTGTCTGGAGGCCAAATTCTGAAGAAGATTGCCCAGAAATCTCTCAATTTGCCCAATACTGGAAAAGGGCTGTCTTTCTTCAATTTCCCTGGAATCACCAACATCAGCAAATTCAAACAGCTTTATAGAGCTCGGATgaacagcatccccatggattCTTCTACTATTGAGAGAATTGTTGAAGAGGCCAGAAAatcttttcttttgaatattgAA GTGTTTCAGGAGCTGCAAAAGTTGGTGGATCAAAGCAAGCCTCCACAGAACAATCGTCTTGGGAAATCCAAATTAGATTTTCACACAACAGGAAGCAACAGAACACAGC TGCTAAATGAAAATGGCCAAGCACAGATGAAGCATACAGACCTGCTGCCCAGCACCTCACTCTTGCGTTGGACTCTCGCTCTTTTCTTATTAGCAGCAACAGTTGGTGTGGGCTTGTATGCTCTATGA